The Corticium candelabrum chromosome 18, ooCorCand1.1, whole genome shotgun sequence genome includes a region encoding these proteins:
- the LOC134193661 gene encoding zinc finger protein 862-like, translating to MSLLRYYRKRSRIEESDSSESEDEKQPQISQVRLVSDQESNDDEGSSQFCGDPINDDNDEDGELIDDDNDTDSELIDDDDDAENAIQVAASTSSHPTSKSSNSKRSSRFRIEWLTGRSWLKYDRSTRGMTCNICQKHCSGARPFKHESWLKKPCTRLRLESIIRHEECESHITCVRLERLASKPNVASAIHPVVPAQGIEQAIGCLYFIAKRRLAHTTNFEPILDLASWLGVEIKSKIRVARNAIYTSHKSIQEMLYVISELLEKRSLDELKDSEHFALMFDETTDCTTQEQLAIHGRYIDNATGELKCTFLKVVDLLQPEVESAAAGGNSCIRAGAETITRRIEEFIEVSGVDRRRLRGIGTDGASTMVGCRNGVVARLKRTVPTAVGVHCAAHRLNLASTQASKAVPYVKAFDNILRQIFDFFDNSAVRTAGLEAIQALLHEKGKMVAPCATRWLSIERSVSRLKACFASVSVSLQREAQERHDARALGINAMITKHKFITTMLLMCDALPHVSRLSKIFQHEHCDYSSIPGALLLTKEALKRLKTVDGMHLRQLPEFLEKLKSSGIVITRDPNDNEMTFTNNIKTPYLSSLLSNIEKRFEDQGVMTSFTVFNPDALPLPDSGEEFAEYGNGEIEKLFTHFHPSDVDEFVEESLEEWSSYKERLAINRRESASYTCKEVLDDLCGDLSTKRMFPKLSSIACICRVIPMHTASVERTFSQLNLIKTDIRNRMSERTLDALLSIAVNGPSLENFSVKDAAKLWALKKNRRLSVK from the coding sequence ATGTCTCTCCTGCGATACTATCGAAAGCGATCTCGAATCGAGGAATCGGATTCTTCTGAAAGTGAAGACGAAAAACAGCCTCAAATCTCCCAAGTTCGTTTGGTCTCTGATCAAGAATCCAACGACGACGAAGGCTCGTCGCAGTTCTGCGGCGACCCTATCAACGACGATAACGACGAAGACGGTGAGCTTATCGACGACGATAACGACACGGACAGCGAGCTTAtagacgacgacgacgacgccGAGAATGCGATTCAAGTAGCGGCGTCTACTTCGAGTCATCCTACTTCTAAGAGTTCGAATTCGAAGCGATCGTCCCGATTTCGAATTGAGTGGCTGACGGGGAGAAGCTGGCTTAAGTACGATCGTTCTACAAGGGGTATGACGTGTAATATTTGCCAGAAGCACTGCTCTGGAGCTCGGCCATTCAAGCACGAATCATGGCTAAAGAAGCCCTGTACGCGATTGCGGCTTGAAAGTATAATTAGACACGAAGAATGCGAGTCACATATCACGTGTGTGAGGTTGGAGCGTCTCGCTTCCAAGCCAAACGTTGCGTCTGCTATCCATCCTGTTGTTCCTGCTCAAGGAATCGAGCAAGCAATTGGTTGTCTCTATTTCATTGCTAAGCGGCGTTTGGCTCACACTACCAATTTTGAACCGATCCTAGATCTGGCTTCGTGGTTGGGAGTAGAAATTAAAAGCAAGATTAGAGTAGCTAGAAATGCTATCTACACCAGTCATAAATCGATACAAGAGATGCTTTACGTCATATCTGAGCTCCTTGAAAAAAGATCTCTCGACGAATTGAAAGATTCTGAGCATTTTGCTTTAATGTTTGACGAGACGACGGATTGCACTACGCAAGAGCAGCTGGCAATTCACGGTCGCTACATTGATAATGCTACAGGAGAACTCAAATGCACTTTCTTAAAAGTAGTGGACTTATTGCAACCCGAAGTTGAGAGCGCTGCTGCAGGCGGGAATAGCTGCATTAGAGCAGGAGCAGAAACTATTACACGTCGCATCGAAGAGTTTATTGAGGTTTCGGGCGTAGACCGTAGAAGACTTAGAGGAATTGGAACAGACGGTGCATCGACAATGGTTGGTTGCAGAAACGGTGTAGTTGCTAGGCTAAAACGCACGGTTCCTACTGCTGTTGGAGTCCACTGTGCGGCACACCGACTGAATCTTGCATCAACTCAGGCATCAAAGGCAGTGCCATACGTCAAAGCATTTGACAATATTCTTCGTCaaatttttgatttctttgaCAATAGTGCCGTTAGGACGGCAGGGTTGGAAGCAATCCAGGCGCTGCTTCATGAAAAGGGAAAAATGGTTGCACCTTGCGCAACAAGATGGCTGAGCATCGAGCGAAGTGTCAGCCGTCTTAAAGCCTGCTTTGCATCTGTCAGCGTCAGTCTCCAGCGAGAGGCGCAGGAGAGACACGACGCTAGAGCTTTGGGCATTAACGCAATGATAACAAAGCACAAGTTTATAACGACCATGCTCTTAATGTGCGATGCTTTGCCGCACGTTTCGCGCCTCTCAAAAATATTTCAACATGAACACTGCGATTATAGCAGTATTCCAGGAGCGCTTTTGTTGACGAAGGAGGCTCTTAAGCGACTAAAAACTGTCGACGGTATGCATCTTCGCCAATTGCCGGAATTTTTGGAGAAACTGAAGTCATCGGGGATCGTTATTACACGTGACCCGAATGACAATGAAATGACTTTCACAAATAACATCAAAACACCTTATCTCTCCAGCCTGCTCTCTAACATCGAAAAAAGATTTGAAGATCAAGGAGTAATGACGTCCTTTACCGTCTTCAATCCGGATGCGTTGCCATTGCCTGATTCTGGAGAAGAGTTTGCCGAGTACGGCAACGGTGAAATAGAAAAGCTCTTCACTCATTTTCATCCTTCTGACGTAGACGAATTTGTTGAGGAAAGCCTTGAGGAATGGTCAAGCTACAAGGAGCGTCTAGCGATAAATAGGAGAGAATCGGCGTCATACACTTGCAAAGAAGTTCTGGACGATCTATGCGGTGACTTATCAACCAAAAGAATGTTTCCCAAGCTTTCATCAATAGCATGCATTTGCAGAGTTATTCCGATGCACACAGCCAGTGTTGAGCGCACTTTCTCTCAACTAAACTTGATAAAAACGGATATACGAAATCGAATGAGCGAAAGAACCCTGGACGCACTGCTAAGTATTGCCGTAAACGGTCCTTCTTTGGAAAATTTTTCCGTGAAAGATGCTGCGAAACTGTGGGCTCTAAAGAAGAATCGCAGACTTTCGGTAAAATAA
- the LOC134193662 gene encoding uncharacterized protein LOC134193662 encodes MAAAASDGNESYHGSSTESTEEIRHQPVTVNKSTSVFLAGMQWLFLSTVRILLFSLSLVSLVFAKLSFTAMARKLINGPVNGSTNETNDAYEISQTSTTGSFWRLVFVLVIPNIFSLIRCMWCGLISRTNREFPWPVKRSVILGLFTSLAESIALCLFSFVVAVRMPKPALTIIVMGGVFSGTIIHQLWLRYKSNRNQESQSVQGRRHCCQQSILVQSLWKKIKTKIKKFIEHPTFCTAATWTALLFQVVGIGILFIIIKQVNDWQALASSLVVSLVLLSLVWSPYVQKNLIVSIDNQKTARWKNGILTNFWRMLLIPIVAVVMTSTGIVGNIDLESGFSAAWKLSEDTPFLVNIFTTLGAYLTTWLACTVNMDFVGFVLPLLLTTPAAVTISLGICDSNNDFSNYLVCEHPASRENDYVYVVYSISMLLLWISQIIGCVFYVARTKLIPLIKEQDLFIQSYYNCPFTDQSLMLNRKIEVDERKVRNPVREALESHVFICTTMYRETFEEQEALLRSIQQVDEVEGRRRTRHFESHIFFDGGATRTHTTYFANQLFSLCENVLGIELGNGKKWETPYGLQFCWTLKNGMPFCVHLKDPAKVKKKKRWSQVMYMSYVLKHCRPNKEDDDNTFILITDADMVFDREAIEILINLLARDKLVGGACGRVHPNGNGPIVWYQAFDYAIGFWFKKAAEHVLGSVMCCPGCFSVFRASALRKVLPTFCSEVEKAKDCLIKDMGEDRWLCMLMIRKGWRLEYAALADCSTFCPEEFEELFKQRRRWTPSTLANLTELCSSAKEIVVNNDAVSICYIIYQAAIIVSTLVAPGTVILFMAAGIAYAMNNLDENSLSTFLAFLIVFILISLAFGAICFLCNNETQLMVAKVLSLVFVVIMSTVTIGVAVQIVHGIATAYGPTPTPPSNQTILNLQERDSRSVFDRVAISTLYLAGLASLYVSAAVFHPREFTCLFYGVWYLFCLPSGYLFLMIYSICNLHDVSWGTREAANQKNKEKTLWNLLRSFVYKVRDIWGCCKCCYYWPSTTDETCGKKNKQENLDGQDVHTNGHISETNKVTMKKSPRAQASTMKQPDDLDIYEEEQPHSIRFFLQNSGLRGESWVKRFTEAGYDDDTFFIKPVTKKELSEIGVTHSGHVNAILREIDSLPQFSLPPRVPENVRDWLQGLNLENYFELFSEAGYDSDNGIASLVALIDEDDDKCCEKSLQEIGIKKPGHLKKLEMGIKAIAYPSAKDRGITKAKLAIDKMTIVQQCDVSIEEWQFWASLIEKYLKPDSQHYSKMTGKTLIEQLTQLRNNIVVGFLVINTMWIIVITLLGYHARLTVLRTNALGLAFLIVYGFIFCIQFLSLIWHRLITIIQLVARGVDSGTQKSVCTEDNVSGQVIRSEDIEASVNCHDGDLVDGGICNTSKRVRERQDNRKSSERQPLLSASNCSHPKSEHS; translated from the exons ATGGCGGCTGCAGCGTCGGACGGGAATGAGAGCTACCATGGAAGTTCAACAGAGAGTACTGAAGAGATTCGACATCAACCCGTGACTGTAAACAAATCAACGTCAGTCTTTCTAGCAGGGATGCAATGGCTGTTCCTCTCCACGGTACGCATTCTTCTATTCAGCCTCTCCCTCGTGTCTTTGGTGTTTGCCAAGCTGAGTTTCACTGCTATGGCCAGAAAGCTCATCAATGGTCCAGTGAATGGAAGTACTAACGAGACAAACGATGCCTATGAGATATCACAAACGAGCACAACTGGCAGTTTCTGGCGACTAGTTTTTGTATTGGTCATACCCAACATTTTCTCCCTGATTCGTTGCATGTGGTGCGGCCTTATCAGTCGAACAAACAGAGAATTTCCATGGCCCGTCAAGAGATCTGTAATCTTG GGACTTTTCACATCTTTGGCTGAGAGCATAGCTCTGTGTCTCTTCTCGTTTGTTGTCGCCGTTCGAATGCCTAAACCGGCGCTGACCATAATAGTTATGGGTGGAGTATTCAGCGGAACTATTATTCACCAATTGTGGCTGAGATATAAATCAAATCGTAACCAAGAATCTCAAAGTGTTCAAGGAAGAAGGCATTGTTGTCAACAAAGTATACTAGTTCAGTCACTGTGGAAGAAAATTaagacaaaaataaaaaaattcatTGAGCACCCAACTTTCTGCACTGCCGCTACTTGGACAGCCCTGCTGTTTCAAGTTGTAGGAATAGGCATTCTGTTTATCATTATTAAACAAGTGAACGATTGGCAAGCTCTGGCGAGTTCACTCGTCGTGTCTCTAGTTTTGCTGTCGTTGGTGTGGTCTCCCTACGTTCAAAAGAACCTGATCGTTTCGATCGATAACCAGAAAACAGCTCGCTGGAAAAACGGAATTCTGACTAATTTTTGGAGAATGTTGTTGATACCAATTGTAGCCGTTGTCATGACGTCTACAGGGATAGTAGGAAATATCGATCTAGAATCCGGTTTCAGTGCGGCGTGGAAGTTGTCAGAAGACACGCCATTTTTAGTAAACATTTTTACGACTCTGGGAGCTTACTTGACTACATGGCTCGCTTGCACGGTAAATATGGATTTTGTTGGATTTGTTCTTCCACTCTTGCTGACGACGCCTGCCGCTGTCACCATTTCCCTTGGCATTTGTGACTCTAACAATGATTTTTCAAACTACCTAGTGTGTGAAcaccctgcctctagagaaaACGATTACGTTTATGTCGTTTATTCTATTTCCATGCTGTTATTGTGGATTTCACAAATAATCGGCTGTGTTTTCTATGTTGCACGCACGAAGCTCATTCCCCTCATCAAGGAGCAAGACTTGTTCATTCAGTCGTACTATAACTGTCCTTTCACTGACCAAAGCTTAATGCTCAACCGAAAAATAGAAGTCGACGAACGAAAAGTTAGAAATCCCGTTCGAGAAGCCCTCGAAAGTCACGTGTTCATTTGCACTACAATGTACCGAGAAACGTTCGAAGAACAGGAAGCTTTACTTAGATCAATACAGCAAGTAGATGAAGTGGAAGGTCGTCGACGTACTCGTCACTTTGAATCTCATATATTTTTTGACGGAGGCGCCACACGTACGCATACGACATACTTTGCAAACCAGTTGTTTAGTCTCTGTGAAAATGTGCTTGGAATTGAGCTAGGGAACGGAAAGAAATGGGAAACGCCGTACGGATTGCAATTTTGCTGGACACTGAAAAATGGCATGCCGTTCTGCGTTCATCTCAAAGATCCCGCGAAAGTGAAGAAAAAGAAACGATGGAGTCAGGTGATGTACATGTCCTACGTACTGAAACATTGTCGACctaacaaagaagacgacgacaatACGTTTATTCTTATCACGGACGCCGACATGGTTTTTGATCGAGAAGCGATCGAGATTCTGATTAATCTACTTGCTCGAGACAAGCTAGTAGGCGGTGCTTGTGGTCGTGTGCACCCTAATGGCAATGGACCAATAGTTTGGTATCAAGCCTTCGACTATGCTATCGGATTTTGGTTCAAAAAGGCAGCAGAGCACGTCCTCGGCTCGGTGATGTGTTGTCCAGGATGCTTTAGTGTTTTCAGAGCAAGCGCACTGAGAAAGGTCCTGCCCACGTTTTGCTCAGAGGTCGAGAAAGCTAAGGACTGTCTTATCAAAGACATGGGGGAGGATCGGTGGTTGTGCATGCTGATGATTCGAAAAGGCTGGAGACTGGAGTATGCTGCTTTAGCCGACTGCTCCACTTTCTGTCCTGAAGAATTTGAAGAACTCTTCAAACAACGTCGAAGGTGGACGCCGTCGACGCTAGCAAACTTAACCGAGCTTTGCAGTAGCGCAAAGGAAATCGTTGTGAACAACGACGCCGTTTCCATTTGTTACATTATTTACCAAGCGGCCATTATTGTCTCTACTCTCGTCGCACCAGGAACGGTTATTCTCTTTATGGCAGCTGGTATTGCTTACGCAATGAACAATTTAGACGAAAACTCTTTGTCTACCTTCCTCGCCTTTCTCATCGTATTCATACTAATTTCATTGGCGTTCGGAGCTATCTGTTTCTTGTGCAATAACGAAACCCAGCTGATGGTTGCTAAGGTACTCAGTCTAGTATTTGTCGTGATCATGTCGACTGTAACGATCGGTGTAGCAGTTCAGATTGTGCACGGCATTGCCACTGCATATGGCCCTACTCCTACGCCGCCGTCGAATCAAacaattttgaatttgcaggAACGCGACAGTCGCAGCGTTTTCGACAGAGTGGCGATTAGTACATTGTATTTAGCTGGTCTAGCTAGCTTGTACGTTTCAGCGGCAGTCTTTCATCCGCGAGAGTTTACATGCTTGTTTTATGGTGTCTGGTATCTTTTCTGTCTTCCTTCTGGTTATCTCTTTCTCATGATCTATTCCATATGCAATCTCCACGACGTCTCGTGGGGAACTCGTGAGGCAGCAAATCAGAAGAACAAGGAAAAGACGTTGTGGAATCTGTTGAGGTCATTTGTATACAAGGTGAGGGACATTTGGGGTTGCTGCAAGTGCTGCTATTACTGGCCGTCTACGACCGATGAAACTTGCGggaagaaaaacaaacaagaaaacctTGACGGCCAAGATGTTCATACCAATGGCCATATCTCAGAAACGAATAAAGTAACTATGAAAAAGTCACCACGTGCACAAG CTTCCACAATGAAGCAACCAGACGATCTAGATATCTACGAGGAAGAACAACCTCATTCGATTCGATTTTTTCTTCAAAACTCAGGCCTACGA GGTGAATCTTGGGTGAAACGTTTTACTGAAGCTGGCTATGACGACGATACTTTCTTCATAAAGCCAGTAACCAAGAAG GAACTCTCTGAGATTGGAGTCACTCATTCGGGTCACGTTAATGCAATATTGCGAGAAATTGATTCTTTACCACAATTTAGTTTGCCACCTCGAGTCCCG GAAAATGTTCGAGACTGGCTACAAGGTCTCAATCTGGAGAATTATTTTGAATTGTTTAGCGAGGCTGGATATGATAGCGATAATGGCATTGCGAGTCTGGTTGCTCTGATTGATGAGGATGACGACAAATGTTGCGAGAAGTCTCTGCAGGAGATTGGAATAAAGAAACCAG GCCACTTGAAAAAACTGGAAATGGGGATTAAAGCGATTGCGTACCCCAGTGCTAAAGACAGAGGTATAACAAAAGCAAAACTTGCAATTGATAAAATGACGATTGTTCAGCAGTGCGACGTATCTATTGAAGAATGGCAATTTTGGGCAAGCCTGATTGAGAAATATCTTAAGCCAGACTCGCAACACTACAGCAAG ATGACAGGGAAGACTCTCATTGAACAACTAACCCAGTTGCGAAACAACATTGTAGTTGGGTTCCTTGTCATCAACACAATGTGGATCATTGTTATCACATTGCTGGGCTACCATGCCAGACTTACCGTTTTGCGAACGAACGCACTCGGACTTGCGTTCCTCATCGTGTACGGCTTCATTTTCTGCATCCAATTTCTTTCTCTTATATGGCACCGTCTGATCACCATTATTCAACTAGTGGCTCGAGGAGTCGATAGTGGTACTCAGAAAAGCGTTTGTACAGAAGACAACGTTAGTGGTCAAGTGATCAGAAGTGAGGACATCGAGGCGTCGGTCAACTGTCATGATGGAGACTTAGTTGATGGCGGAATATGCAACACAAGCAAGAGGGTAAGGGAGAGGCAAGACAATAGGAAGTCGTCTGAAAGGCAACCGTTACTGAGTGCATCCAACTGCAGCCATCCTAAATCAGAACACAGTTGA
- the LOC134193886 gene encoding 52 kDa repressor of the inhibitor of the protein kinase-like: MALVVAHACFGFVKGLTVSLQGRSQDICSAYVEVDSVKTALYEVRVDIHTFHKKLYATAVGLAETINASLPSIPRRCARQSFRSNVPALISEDYYRRDLTVPFLDEMIAHINSHFSEIQKNATMALSLVPSVLMSPEQEQSTTDLAHHLAEFYADDLPNPSTLQQELHVWKCKWKSFSAERPSSLSKSLFHANDFKHPPIVANCLYLASHQL; encoded by the coding sequence ATGGCGTTAGTAGTAGCACATGCTTGCTTTGGCTTTGTGAAGGGTTTGACAGTTTCCTTGCAAGGCAGATCCCAAGACATCTGCTCCGCCTATGTTGAAGTTGATAGCGTCAAGACTGCTCTGTATGAAGTAAGAGTAGACATCCATACTTTCCACAAAAAATTGTACGCCACTGCAGTTGGTTTGGCGGAGACAATCAATGCTTCATTGCCTTCAATTCCACGCCGTTGCGCTCGACAGAGTTTTAGAAGTAATGTGCCGGCCCTAATCTCGGAAGATTACTATAGAAGGGATTTAACAGTTCCATTTCTGGATGAAATGATAGCACATATTAATAGTCACTTCTCTGAAATTCAGAAGAATGCGACGATGGCTCTGTCGCTCGTTCCGTCTGTTCTAATGAGTCCAGAGCAGGAGCAAAGCACGACGGACCTTGCACACCACCTTGCCGAGTTCTACGCGGACGACCTCCCCAATCCATCAACACTTCAGCAGGAGCTACACGTATGGAAGTGTAAGTGGAAGAGCTTCTCAGCTGAGCGACCTTCGTCGCTTTCAAAGTCTCTTTTCCATGCTAACGATTTCAAACATCCGCCAATTGTTGCGAATTGTCTCTACCTTGCCAGTCACCAGCTGTGA
- the LOC134193664 gene encoding uncharacterized protein LOC134193664, producing MASPLKAPHKDNETEDESDVPSLVHLCLSQAGRLPIVRCSLADVPISIIHRLFRAVVETKSLNDDTAPLFRDTECWYARFAPHYSFHELSHEILRTIASLRSVRLLDVWNCVLSADVVEAIGRYTSLSTLLMTRTKSVEGGERQGTDDGLKATPTTYISTINSLTRLTNLTVGYIETIDVSQLTNLELLQELHIVGCLSLQNPYKLTSFSHLNTLQYSDSWVNKTFHGPERLVDWQMTLKVILRLNQLSCLILTKVNIKDDFIKDMTDMHCLRYLDVSFSGLSFGGLCLMLANTTKLKQCVCVGVKLPSEESVGDMFGGVSAGDVLVLSNKSSIEELVDLLYVHRRAAKTVESLIEVISKECHSRGCNLYQPTAAAVQENHVPVQNYRYLLKTMMHNTGMTRVCTNALRLLRPPDDPTDEFLEKLGSKELFDTIIHIGSLCIHTEYVYVPRLSLTCL from the exons ATGGCGAGCCCGCTCAAAGCACCGCACAAGGACAACGAGACGGAGGACGAGTCCGACGTTCCGTCTCTCGTACATCTCTGCCTCTCGCAAGCCGGTCGCCTGCCCATTGTGCGATGCTCACTCGCCGACGTTCCAATCAGCATCATACATCGACTATTCCGCGCCGTAGTCGAAACAAAATCGCTCAACGACGACACGGCGCCTCTCTTCCGCGACACAGAA TGTTGGTACGCACGTTTCGCTCCTCACTACTCGTTCCACGAGCTGAGTCACGAGATATTGCGAACAATCGCGTCTCTGCGCTCGGTTCGTCTCCTAGACGTGTGGAACTGCGTGTTATCAG CTGATGTTGTGGAGGCAATTGGGAGGTACACGAGCTTGAGCACGCTGTTGATGACCAGGACGAAGAGTGTGGAGGGTGGAGAGAGGCAAGGGACGGATG ATGGATTGAAGGCAACACCTACGACGTACATATCAACTATTAACTCGCTAACTCGTCTAACA AATCTTACGGTCGGATACATCGAGACCATCGACGTATCTCAGTTGACGAACCTCGAGCTCCTGCAAGAACTACACATAGTCGGCTGCTTGAGTCTACAAAATCCTTACAAACTTACTTCGTTTTCTCATCTTAACACTCTACAG tatTCAGACTCGTGGGTGAACAAGACGTTTCATGGCCCAGAAAGACTTGTG GACTGGCAGATGACTCTTAAAGTCATACTACGTCTCAATCAGTTGTCGTGCTTGATTCTCACTAAAGTTAACATCAAGGACGACTTTATTAAAGACATGACTGATATGCACTGTCTAAG ATATTTGGATGTTTCGTTTAGCGGTTTAAGTTTTGGAGGTCTCTGTCTCATGCTGGCGAACACTACGAAGTTaaagcaatgtgtgtgtgttggggtTAAGTTGCCTTCTGAAGAGTCGGTTGGGGATATGTTTGGTGGCGTATCGGCAGGAGATGTCTTGGTTTTGTCAAATAAGAGCAG CATTGAAGAGCTAGTTGATTTGCTGTATGTTCATCGACGAGCCGCGAAAACGGTCGAATCGCTGATTGAA GTAATTTCAAAAGAGTGTCATTCGAGAGGCTGTAACTTATATCAACCGACTGCCGCTGCAGTTCAGGAA AATCACGTACCGGTTCAAAATTACAGATACCTATTGAAG ACGATGATGCATAATACTGGAATGACGAGAGTGTGTACTAATGCTTTACGCTTGCTCCGACCTCCCGACGATCCAACGGATGAATTCTTAGAGAAACTAGGAAG cAAAGAACTGTTCGACACAATAATACac ATTGGTTCTCTGTGCATACATACCGAGTATGTGTATGTACCACGTTTGAGTCTCACTTGTCTGTAG